From the Hoplias malabaricus isolate fHopMal1 chromosome 6, fHopMal1.hap1, whole genome shotgun sequence genome, the window AGATGGGAGTGTGGGCCCATAATAATTCAGCTGTCTGTACAGTATTTCACCCTCATTCACATCATACAAAGACCCAGAAGACTCGTGTATGTTTAGAATGTCTCTAGGTTTCTCCCCAATTCCgccatttcacatcaaaactCTCAAAACATCAAATTTCTTTTGGAAGAAATTTTGGCAATATCAGTGGATGTCCCCTTTAACTAAGCCGTTGAAACATAGATTCGATTCGTTGAACGTAACCGGTTCATTCACTACAGATGGAATCGGCTCTGTCAGCGAAATCGAACGGAATCACGAGTGAATCAGGAATTAATTGTATCAACATATCGCGGGAATGTCCATAAGGTTGTATTAAACTATCGCGAGATTTGGCGACTCGTCGTCTGTGTTGTTGAAGAAGAGGATGGCTTCGCTGTCTGTGGTGGAGACTCCTTCTGGAAAAGATGCGTTAGCTGAAGGTTTATTGGGTTTATTAAAGCCAGCGGTGCAGCAGCTGGATCTCCACGTTCACTCCGTAAGGTAAATAAACACAGGAGACCTGGGGTTACTTTGTTTTCTTTGGCTGTGAACTCAATTACAAACCAGACCTGTCTCCTTCACTGAGGAATAACGGCAGCTGAGTGTGTGCAGAGGTTATATTTACTGTTTATATCCACAACCAAGTACTGTGTACTTGTTTCAGCAAAGCTGAGACCTTTACGAGTTGGACTTCCTCTTCTCAAATACATTTCACATATGCTTTTTATCGTTACACGTATTTGAGGAATGTGTCGTACTTTATCTTTTCAGTTTAGAACTTCCCTCTTCATTTCCAGTCCCTCTCCACACTTTAAAGGGCTCATATTCTTTTTCCACTCCAAATGTGCCTCTACAGCTTGTGTTGTAGATAACATTCCTACCACCACTTTGTTTCTACGCACACTGTTCACTGACTGTATTAGtgcattttgtagttttgtatttacagactgtagtcaacctgttctttaatggtcaagGATCCCACTGGATCACAACAGAGCAGGTACTGTTTGGGCAGTGGATGTTTTTGTTcggtggacaattctcagtccagcagtgaaccTGAGGgatttaaactccagcagcaactgccgtgtctgatccactcgcaccaccacatcacacacctgctctgtgggggtcctggccattgaagaacagagtgaaagaaagCAAACAAAGCATGCTGATGCCATAACTGTTCTTGAATATGTTCAGTGGAGCTATGGTAATGTTATGGCAGATCTGTGTATTGTATTCTGTAGTTGGTAGCTTGTGGGTAGATTTATCACAATAAAAACTGCAGAAAACAAAAGTGTTCAGATATCAGGTTCCACCATTATCATTCAGCCCTAGATCTGACCGTCATTGTCTTTGTTTGTTGATACAAATATAGGACTTTGTACTGTGTGGACTTTGTCGTTTTTTATCCAGGAGATTGATCGTGATGAGAGAAGAACTAGAGGAAAAACCTCACTGAGAATATGGCATCTCTTAATGTTTATCTTCTTTatcttcacacagagagagtcaaGTGGAGCTTCGGGAACACATCGACAACTTAGCAACTGGTAACCATTCTTTTATTGGTAACATGAACTGTGTAAAGATTTTATAGCAATATTTCAATAACCTCAGCCATCCAAACTGCAATTTATGTTAAAAGATTAAGGGGTGTATTTATGTCTACAGATTTGTATATGAATATTTACATACCTGTGGATTTAAATATACGTTCTGCAAAGGTGAAAAACTCTCATGCGCCCAAACATAAATGTGAGGTCCTCTATTTACACCATCCACTTAAACACTGCTATGAACTGATCATACACAGCTTACTTAAAGCCAAAGTTCAAAAGTGCTTTATGCAAATATATGATTGACCCTCTGGGGTCTCGTTGTCTATTTTCTGGCATATCTCTTCATATAATCTGTTCTGATAAATGGAAAAATGGCTACTAAACACAATGTTTGTGGTCATATTTGCACCTTACTGCACCttactggggcggcacggtggcgcagctcgagggacctggaggttgtgggttcgagtcccgttccgggtgactgtctgtgaggagtgtggtgtgttctccctgtgtctgtgtgggtttcctccgggtgactgtctgtgaggagtgtggtgtgttctccctgtgtctgcgtgggtttcctctgggtgactgtctgtgaggagtgtggtgtgttctccctgtgtctctgtgggtttcctccgggtgactgtctgtgaggagtgtgatgtgttctccctgtgtctgcgtgggttcctctgggtgacttgtctgtgaggagtgtggtgtgttctccctgtgtctgcgtgtgattcctccgggtgactgtctgtgaggagtgtggtgtgttctccctgtgtctgcgtgggtttcctccgggtgactgtctgtgaggagtgtggtgtgttctccctgtgtctgcgtgggtttcctccgggtgactgtctgtgaggagtgtggtgtgttctctctgcctACAAAGTCCATCTGTCACAGGTTTTGAGAGGCAGATGATGTGTATCTGACGTGTGTAACTCCAGATGTGAGACTTTTACGCGctctaataataatatttctgtGCAGTTTTTTTGCAAAGATATTaaagtaaacataaataaacaggcAGTTTGACGTATGGGCCCGTTCATAGACACCCGAGGGTTAAAAGAGTTGAGTTCACAGGACGTTCAAAATATCCATTAAGGGTTCAGCCCTTGTGGTAATTATTGTTTCATTACTGCGTGCTCTCTTTTTCCGGTCAGAGTTGTGCAGGATTAATGAGCATCAGAAGGTGGCCCTTGATTTAGACCCCTACGTGAAGAAGCTGCTCAATGCTCGACGTCGAGTGGTTCTGGTCAACAACATCCTCCAGAACGCTCAGGTGAGTGATTCCAACTTGTCTGTGTTTCTACCACCACTgtccacagaaacacatgtgTCTCCATTTGGTGGATTTTTCGTTTACtacaataaatgtattattgtcCACTGAGTCACTGAGCTTCGTTTGAACACAGAagctgtcctttacattgtTTGAATATGTCATgacaaatggaccaatagaaatactccaaaacccttaggaatatatatatatatatatatatatatatatatatgcatgcatgcatgcatgcatgcgcgtgtgtgtgtgtgtgtgtgtgtgtgtgtgtgtgtgtgtgtgtgtgtatatatatatatatatatatccagccattgaaagttaagttaAGAAGGTTTGTTCCCTCTCCTGTGAATGTACTATTTGGGAGatgcttgtttttctttggacagtgatgaaatgTGTGGAAACTTCTCAGATTGTCTCAAGCCTTTCATGAATAAAGTGGGCTACAGAAGGGAAGACCAAATAAAATGGTAGAAATGATGCACTTAGTCATCAGTTGTCAATAAACCTGTTAccgtcacgcagctccagggtcctggggttgtgggttcaatgcctgctccgggtgactgtctgtgaggagtgtggtgtgttctccctgtgtctgcgtgggtttcctccgggtgactgtctgtgaggagtgtggtgtgttctctctgtgtctgtgtgggtttcctccgggtgactgtctgtgaggagtgtggtgtgttctccctgtgtctgcgtgggtttcttccaggtgactgtctgtgaggagtgtggtgtgttctctctgtgtctgcgtgggtttcttccaggtgactgtctgtgaggagtgtggtgtgttctccctgtgtcagcgtgggtttcctccgggtgactgtctgtgaggagtgtggtgtgttctctctgtgtctgtgtgggtttcctccgggtgactgtctgtgaggagtgtgatgtgttctctctgtgtctgcgtgggtttcttccaggtgactgtctgtgaggagtgtggtgtgttctctctgtgtctgcgtgggtttcttccaggtgactgtctgtgaggagtgtggtgtgttctccctgtgtcagcgtgggtttcctccgggtgactgtctgtgaggagtgtggtgtgttctctctgtgtctgtgtgggtttcctccgggtgactgtctgtgaggagtgtggtgtgttctctctgtgtctgcgtgggtttcttccaggtgactgtctgtgaggagtgtggtgtgttctccctcggtctgcgtgggtttcctctgggtgactgtctgtgaggagtgtggtgtgttctctctgtgtctgcatgggtttcctccgggcgactgtctgtgaggagtgtggtgtgttctctctgtgtctgtgtgggtttcctctgggtgactgtctgtgaggagtgtggtgtgttctccctcggtctgcgtgggtttcctccgggtgactgtctgtgtggtgtgttttccctgtgtctgcgtgggtttccttcgggtgactgtctggagtttggtgtgttctctctgtgtttgcgtgggtttcctctgggtgactgtctgtgaggagtgtggtgtgttttccctgtgtctgcgtgggtttcctccgggtgactgtctgtgtggagtgtggtgtgttctctctgtgtttgcgtgggtttgatctgggtgctccggtttcctcccacagtccaaaaacacacgttggtaagtggattggtgactcaaaagtgtggggttgtgggttcaatccctgctctgggtgactgtctgtgagatgaGATTAATGCGTCgtgatcagtgtatatttacACTCGTGTAAGGCATAACACAGCTCAGAAATGACAACCAGAGCGAGAGAAACCATTAAAGCTAGCTTTACTTGAAATGAATTGAAAGAAGTGCAGATTCAAGTGTGTGTCTAGTGTGAATACAGTGTATTTCTTGTCCTTTCCACCACAGGAGCGCTTGCGGAGGCTGAACCACAACGTGGCGAAGGAGACGGCCCGCAGAAAAACCATGCTCGAAACATCTGGAGCATTTTCCACTCGTTCACCCAGCAAACCATGATCATCTAAagttaacaacaaaaacaactacAAATAGACACTGAAACAACTGCACTGTGCCAGGCTCGGTATTAATCAGCTGACCATGAGCGGAGGCTTCAGCGGAATCACTCTCAGCTGTGCACAGGGTCAGCCCGTGTGTGCAATTACTCACTGGTTAACATTtcgtttttattaaaatgatcgTTTAATAGGAATGTTTCCAGGTTTCCCAACTTAGTCAAAAGGCCAGGAAAAAGGGGTGGTGACTTAAATATGCTTCTTTAGCTGTGTACTGGTCCAACAAAACTGATATTTAGAGGATTATTAgacataatattaatataataacgCTTTTATGTAAAGTCTAAGGTGTTGTAGCTCGAGTGCAGAACTGAAGAAGCTCCagacttcagacaccaaacatgtcttgacTCGACTATGAACCGTGTTATTTTTGATTATAGCTTGAACCTGGCGTTTAATAGTCACCAAAGAAACTCTTCTATAACTGTTTTTCACAAGTGCACTGTAAAATCACGAGTGTTGAACTAAAGATGACCTCCActgattttaaaacaaaacaaatgcaacACTTGACACTGTTGAATGTTTATTCCACATTATTCAATGATGTGAAGTGGTTCGTGAAGTCAGAAACGTAGCTGCCCTTGGTTTCTTTACAGTGGAGCTGGGTAATATTTGGTATTTCGGCtgctgggctccccctacagttgtagagtgtaattcacttttacagcactgtactgaagtCAAGGGACAGGTGtggcttcctaccctcctccagacgttacacagtgcagtttcttcagtgctgagcccacaCTAGGCGTCTCGGTATGTTTCTCTGGAACAAAGCATTTCTTAACAAACCCACCCTCCATCAATTTGTTTACATCTCTATCATTTTCTATGAAGAAGTTTTGAAAATTCAGTGGACGTCCTCTTAAAGTGTTAGTGTTGTCAGTGCCACGTCTTCGTTAGTGAAGTGGGTCTAAAGGGGCTTTAAACGCCTGCCTTTGATTTACACCTGAGGATATCTGTGTAAAAGTCTTGTAATTACACATCGTCGATTGTTAACCTTGCTGTACATATGTTTTTCATGCACTGTCTTTCCAGCTTGGCATTAATTCACGCTGGGTCCATTTTGTGGATTGTTCAAGATCCTAGTCCTCACCAAATGCAAATGTGAAATCATGTTTCCTGCAGATCTTGAATCTGAGTGTTGTCTGGAGCTGAATCTATATCTCACCGACCGCTCCTCGGCTGTTTTATGTGTGCTGTAAAATGCCAGTCTTCCACCACACTCAAATAATTTCACCTACAATGCAGTTTTTTGCCGTTAGAACAGAACCTTTCATGTGAAAAGGCTTCAGGaatgaaatagaaaaacaaTCTCATTGGATTATATTAAagttcagggttttttttcagttaaatactAGCATTAAAAGTTTGGGATCACTTACGTTATTTACAGTGGGTGTTATTTCATAAAAACTCACCCTACAGCGGGAAAACTATTATTCTTAAGGTATGTttagatactttttttttttgcataacaTCTCCTCATTTACATACTGCCCTGTTAAGACTAGCATCGCTTTCGGTTCATTAGAACTGAACACACATTGATTCCAGACTTTTAAATGGTGGAGTACCTGCTTGAAAAAAGATGTCCTCTCTTTTGGAAGTGGCGGTcggttaatttatttattctgtgTGTTTAGATGTGGCCCGCTGGCTTGTAAACATTAACTGATGTTTAACTGGCTTGTAAAAAATTAACTGATCAACTGATGTACTTTTTAGCTTAATTAAAAGTCAGTGTATGCAGAACTGTAATACTCCATGTCTCTCGTCTGATGATGGGGGTTGGAGGTGTACTAATCCGAATCAGAGTCACTCTGTTCCAGTATGTCTTGGTTTGTGCACACTCGTATGACCAGGAACATACTAAAAAGTCCAGACAAGTAAAGAAAAGGTCTAAGGAAAGGATAcgaatcattcattcatgtttctgtaactgtttcTTCCTGCTCAGGTGGGGCAGGAATGAACAATGGCTCTGGAGCCTATCTGGATTCATTGATAGCAAGGGCTCTATTCCACATGGCACCAGACACGCTCCCAGCCGCTCACACCTGCGGAGGGTTTGGATCTACTGACACGAAATGTTGTGTTATGAGggtaaacaaaaaaatgcagAGTGTAGATTACAGCAAATGCGTGTCACAGCTCTGGGGAAATGTAATTGGTCTTCTGCTTCAGGATCAGATTTACAAAGACTAAAATGAGCAACATTTTAGAGCAACACTAGCagccattaaaggaacactttagGTGATATGTTgacctttaaattacagcttcaaaatcattgtgaggggcggcatggtggctcagcaggtaggtgtcgcagtcacacagctccagggacctggagattgtgggttcgattcccgcttagggtgactgtctgtgaggagtgtggtgtgttctctctgtgtctgcgtgggtttcctccgggtgactgtgaggagtgtggtgtgttctccctgtgtctgcgtgggtttcctccgggtgactgtctgtgaggagtgtggtgtgttctctctgtgtctgcgtgggtttcctccgggtgactgtctgtcaggagtgtggtgtgttctccctgtgtctgcgtgggtttcctccgggtgactgtctgtgaggagtgtggtgtgttctccctgtgtctgcgtgggtttcctccgggtgactgtctgtgaggagtgtggtgtgttctccctgtgtctgcgtgggtttcctccgggtgactgtctgtaaggagtgtggtgtgttctctctgtgtctgcgtgggtttcctccgggtgactgagaggagtgtggtgtgttctccctgtgtctgcgtgggtttcctccgggtgactgtctgtgaggagtgtggtgtgttctctctgtgtctgcgtgggtttcctccgggtgactgtgaggagtgtggtgtgttctccctgtgtctgcgtgggtttcctcccggtgactgtctgtgaggagtgtggtgtgttctctctgtgtctgcgtgggtttcctccgggtgactgtgaggagtgtggtgtgttctccctgtgtctgcgtgggtttcctccgggtgactgtctgtgaggagtgtggtgtgttctctctgtgtctgcgtgggtttcctccgggtgactgtctgtgaggagtgtggtgtgttctccctttgtctgcgtgggtttcctccgggtgactgtctgtgaggagtgtggtgtgttctccctgtgtctgcgtgggtttcctccgggtgactgtctgtaaggagtgtggtgtgttctctctgtgtctgcgtgggtttcctccgggtgactgagaggagtgtggtgtgttctccctgtgtctgcgtgggtttcctccgggtgactgtctgtgaggattgtggtgtgttctccctgtgtctgcgtgggtttcctccgagtgactgtctgtaaggagtgtggtgtgttctctctgtgtctgcgtgggtttacccGGGTgactgagaggagtgtggtgtgttctccctgtgtctgcgtgggtttcctccgggtgactgtctgtgaggagtgtggtgtgttctccctgtgtctgcgtgggtttcctccgggtgctactctttcctcccacagtccaaaaaacacacgttgataggtggattggcgactcaaaagtgtctgtaggtgtgtg encodes:
- the snapin gene encoding SNARE-associated protein Snapin; this translates as MASLSVVETPSGKDALAEGLLGLLKPAVQQLDLHVHSVRESQVELREHIDNLATELCRINEHQKVALDLDPYVKKLLNARRRVVLVNNILQNAQERLRRLNHNVAKETARRKTMLETSGAFSTRSPSKP